A genomic stretch from Diachasmimorpha longicaudata isolate KC_UGA_2023 chromosome 2, iyDiaLong2, whole genome shotgun sequence includes:
- the LOC135159830 gene encoding uncharacterized protein LOC135159830 isoform X1: protein MERRSVSDLQEHFQNILRIAEKDPKLLINHAEETEGTKLGDNYMSVVMKTRVTGERGNGEIYSGSFMTKHYPRHRAIAEFMRNADLFSNEAHMYNRVLPQIPDIAPKCVFADQEEIVMVDLKNEGYVVMPRLELLDLEHCKAFLKTLAKFHARSYALKRRDPKKFQDLMSATTEAVFPQDDGHCVGASLDMSITTGIAHLKSLDDANEELESAIDIMERYVGNAVKMMKEQVVHRNEKYDVLSHGDVWNNNILFKHDADGRVVDVKLIDFQIPRHASAAIDFHYFMYSSAKSIVIEENYEELIESYHSALIDELRQSNIPEEDVKEMSLDWFQDELQKHHLYGLMTSFWLVHAVLSDETEAINMDDFTADFMEEVGKIEPVISRKKAERIRTIVLHWLRKYQARDSKLNKQTKKI, encoded by the exons ATGGAGCGTCGAAGTGTGTCAG ACCTTCAAGAGCATTTTCAGAATATCCTGCGAATTGCCGAGAAGGATccaaaattgttgataaatcATGCGGAAGAGACTGAAGGAACCAAGCTCGGTGATAACTACATGTCTGTAGTCATGAAGACGAGAGTAACCGGGGAAAGAGGAAATGGTGAAA TCTACAGCGGATCCTTCATGACAAAACATTATCCACGTCATCGGGCTATAGCCGAGTTCATGAGAAATGCCGATCTGTTCAGCAACGAAGCTCACATGTACAACCGTGTGCTGCCACAAATCCCAGACATCGCACCCAAATGTGTATTCGCTGATCAGGAGGAGATCGTTATGGTCGATCTGAAGAATGAAGGGTACGTGGTGATGCCAAGACTGGAGTTATTGGATCTTGAGCATTGCAAAGCATTTTTAAAG ACACTAGCTAAATTTCACGCTCGATCGTACGCCCTGAAGCGACGAGACCCGAAGAAATTCCAGGATTTGATGTCTGCAACAACCGAGGCAGTATTTCCTCAAGATGATGGACACTGCGTGGGTGCTTCTCTAGACATGAGCATCACTACAGGTATAGCTCACCTGAAATCTCTTGACGACGCCAATGAGGAGCTAGAATCGGCGATCGACATAATGGAGAGGTACGTAGGTAATGCCGTCAAGATGATGAAAGAGCAGGTGGTCcatcgaaatgaaaaatacgatgTACTGAGCCATGGAGACGTCTGGAACAACAACATCCTCTTCAAACATGATGCGGACGGTCGTGTGGTCGATGTCAAGCTGATTGACTTTCAAATTCCACGCCACGCCTCGGCAGCGATTGACTTCCACTACTTCATGTACTCCAGTGCAAAATCCATTGTCATCGAGGAGAACTACGAGGAGCTAATTGAGTCATATCATTCGGCGTTGATTGATGAGCTGCGGCAATCCAATATTCCGGAGGAAGATGTGAAGGAAATGTCACTCGATTGGTTCCAGGATGAACTCCAGAAGCACCACTTGTACGGACTGATGACGAGTTTTTGGCTCGTCCATGCTGTACTGTCTGATGAAACAGAAGCAATCAATATGGACGACTTTACCGCCGACTTCATGGAGGAGGTTGGGAAGATTGAACCGGTCATCAGCCGAAAGAAAGCCGAGAGAATCAGGACCATCGTTCTCCATTGGCTCAGGAAGTATCAAGCAAGGGATTCAAAACTCAATaagcaaacgaaaaaaatctga
- the LOC135159830 gene encoding uncharacterized protein LOC135159830 isoform X2 — protein sequence MSVVMKTRVTGERGNGEIYSGSFMTKHYPRHRAIAEFMRNADLFSNEAHMYNRVLPQIPDIAPKCVFADQEEIVMVDLKNEGYVVMPRLELLDLEHCKAFLKTLAKFHARSYALKRRDPKKFQDLMSATTEAVFPQDDGHCVGASLDMSITTGIAHLKSLDDANEELESAIDIMERYVGNAVKMMKEQVVHRNEKYDVLSHGDVWNNNILFKHDADGRVVDVKLIDFQIPRHASAAIDFHYFMYSSAKSIVIEENYEELIESYHSALIDELRQSNIPEEDVKEMSLDWFQDELQKHHLYGLMTSFWLVHAVLSDETEAINMDDFTADFMEEVGKIEPVISRKKAERIRTIVLHWLRKYQARDSKLNKQTKKI from the exons ATGTCTGTAGTCATGAAGACGAGAGTAACCGGGGAAAGAGGAAATGGTGAAA TCTACAGCGGATCCTTCATGACAAAACATTATCCACGTCATCGGGCTATAGCCGAGTTCATGAGAAATGCCGATCTGTTCAGCAACGAAGCTCACATGTACAACCGTGTGCTGCCACAAATCCCAGACATCGCACCCAAATGTGTATTCGCTGATCAGGAGGAGATCGTTATGGTCGATCTGAAGAATGAAGGGTACGTGGTGATGCCAAGACTGGAGTTATTGGATCTTGAGCATTGCAAAGCATTTTTAAAG ACACTAGCTAAATTTCACGCTCGATCGTACGCCCTGAAGCGACGAGACCCGAAGAAATTCCAGGATTTGATGTCTGCAACAACCGAGGCAGTATTTCCTCAAGATGATGGACACTGCGTGGGTGCTTCTCTAGACATGAGCATCACTACAGGTATAGCTCACCTGAAATCTCTTGACGACGCCAATGAGGAGCTAGAATCGGCGATCGACATAATGGAGAGGTACGTAGGTAATGCCGTCAAGATGATGAAAGAGCAGGTGGTCcatcgaaatgaaaaatacgatgTACTGAGCCATGGAGACGTCTGGAACAACAACATCCTCTTCAAACATGATGCGGACGGTCGTGTGGTCGATGTCAAGCTGATTGACTTTCAAATTCCACGCCACGCCTCGGCAGCGATTGACTTCCACTACTTCATGTACTCCAGTGCAAAATCCATTGTCATCGAGGAGAACTACGAGGAGCTAATTGAGTCATATCATTCGGCGTTGATTGATGAGCTGCGGCAATCCAATATTCCGGAGGAAGATGTGAAGGAAATGTCACTCGATTGGTTCCAGGATGAACTCCAGAAGCACCACTTGTACGGACTGATGACGAGTTTTTGGCTCGTCCATGCTGTACTGTCTGATGAAACAGAAGCAATCAATATGGACGACTTTACCGCCGACTTCATGGAGGAGGTTGGGAAGATTGAACCGGTCATCAGCCGAAAGAAAGCCGAGAGAATCAGGACCATCGTTCTCCATTGGCTCAGGAAGTATCAAGCAAGGGATTCAAAACTCAATaagcaaacgaaaaaaatctga
- the LOC135159832 gene encoding uncharacterized protein LOC135159832 isoform X1, whose product MRKQHISVKIIDGWMLLLYSLHGSMTDVMTFYDHEENLEIQSSNAIYGQLMASSWCHSLPHGLTIHDFCMIVNGEVHFIGILLASFVAMDVSNNVFRRSSNGHRLRRRDYIGESNPWRVTIRSKSHSWHPLSNTILDPGKWNEFF is encoded by the exons ATGCGGAAGCAACATATATCAGTTAAGATAATTGATGGCTGGATGTTACTTCTATACAGTCTTCATGGGTCAATGACCGATGTCATGACGTTCTATGATCACGAGGAAAATCTGGAGATTCAGTCGTCAAATGCCATTTACG gACAATTAATGGCTTCTTCATGGTGCCACAGTTTACCTCACGGACTAACGATCCATGATTTTTGCATGATTGTCAACGGTGAAGTCCATTTTATCGGAATTCTATTGGCATCTTTTGTCGCA ATGGATGTATCGAACAATGTCTTTCGTCGTTCTTCAAATGGCCATCGTTTACGGAGACGAGATTATATTGGTGAGAGCAATCCCTGGCGCGTGACTATTCGCTCAAAGAGCCACTCTTGGCATCCACTCAGCAACACAATACTGGACCCCGGGAAATGGAACGAGTTTTTCTAA
- the LOC135159832 gene encoding uncharacterized protein LOC135159832 isoform X2, giving the protein MRKQHISVKIIDGWMLLLYSLHGSMTDVMTFYDHEENLEIQSSNAIYGQLMASSWCHSLPHGLTIHDFCMIVNGEVHFIGILLASFVAIDLHGKWSLPDGCIEQCLSSFFKWPSFTETRLYW; this is encoded by the exons ATGCGGAAGCAACATATATCAGTTAAGATAATTGATGGCTGGATGTTACTTCTATACAGTCTTCATGGGTCAATGACCGATGTCATGACGTTCTATGATCACGAGGAAAATCTGGAGATTCAGTCGTCAAATGCCATTTACG gACAATTAATGGCTTCTTCATGGTGCCACAGTTTACCTCACGGACTAACGATCCATGATTTTTGCATGATTGTCAACGGTGAAGTCCATTTTATCGGAATTCTATTGGCATCTTTTGTCGCA ATAGATCTTCATGGAAAATGGTCTTTGCCAGATGGATGTATCGAACAATGTCTTTCGTCGTTCTTCAAATGGCCATCGTTTACGGAGACGAGATTATATTGGTGA
- the LOC135159832 gene encoding uncharacterized protein LOC135159832 isoform X3, which translates to MTDVMTFYDHEENLEIQSSNAIYGQLMASSWCHSLPHGLTIHDFCMIVNGEVHFIGILLASFVAMDVSNNVFRRSSNGHRLRRRDYIGESNPWRVTIRSKSHSWHPLSNTILDPGKWNEFF; encoded by the exons ATGACCGATGTCATGACGTTCTATGATCACGAGGAAAATCTGGAGATTCAGTCGTCAAATGCCATTTACG gACAATTAATGGCTTCTTCATGGTGCCACAGTTTACCTCACGGACTAACGATCCATGATTTTTGCATGATTGTCAACGGTGAAGTCCATTTTATCGGAATTCTATTGGCATCTTTTGTCGCA ATGGATGTATCGAACAATGTCTTTCGTCGTTCTTCAAATGGCCATCGTTTACGGAGACGAGATTATATTGGTGAGAGCAATCCCTGGCGCGTGACTATTCGCTCAAAGAGCCACTCTTGGCATCCACTCAGCAACACAATACTGGACCCCGGGAAATGGAACGAGTTTTTCTAA
- the LOC135159831 gene encoding uncharacterized protein LOC135159831 isoform X2, with product MYINQEQSTDDAPPHNSWSALVPGTPGTDYPNLNKIPETSFSCTDKTPGGYYADVETGCQVFHICNIGGSKSSFLCPEGSIFNQRHFVCDWWYSFQCDEAVSLYPETNPETDDAESVDSLEFESMDNYEPVGFRNDSPKHLTSASSGEGGSRYTQEILPKDNQREPLSYEQRNLDHHNEKLDRKSRGNYRNEDKFRQHPLTNSVNARVGDKNFEDVDDRKDVEGGLKRDRGEDFWGTAPRGFSFSGGTRRNAQGRASHIPRALDNYSDFREGGERNSRQEEVRFVPAL from the exons ATGTACATCAACCAAGAACAAAGCACTGATGACGCTCCTCCGCACAACAGCTGGAGTGCCCTAGTTCCCGGAACACCGGGCACTGATTACCCGAATCTCAATAAAATTCCAGAGACTTCATTTTCCTGCACTGATAAAACACCTGGGGGATATTACGCCGACGTTGAGACTGGTTGCcag GTCTTCCACATATGCAATATTGGTGGCTCCAAGAGTTCATTCCTATGCCCGGAGGGTAGTATTTTCAATCAACGTCACTTCGTCTGCGACTGGTGGTACAGTTTCCAGTGCGACGAGGCTGTATCCCTCTACCCCGAGACTAATCCCGAGACTGATGATGCAGAATCCGTCGATTCACTGGAGTTCGAATCGATGGATAATTACGAACCAGTTGGATTTCGTAATGATTCACCCAAGCATTTGACGTCGGCAAGCAGTGGCGAGGGTGGGTCCAGGTACACCCAGGAGATATTGCCAAAGGACAATCAACGTGAGCCACTTAGCTATGAACAAAGGAACTTGGATCATCATAACGAGAAACTCGATCGAAAATCGAGGGGAAATTATCGCAATGAGGATAAATTTCGTCAGCATCCATTGACAAATAGCGTGAATGCGCGAGTgggtgataaaaattttgaagatgtAGACGACCGAAAGGACGTGGAGGGTGGGCtgaagagggacaggggggaGGATTTCTGGGGCACAGCACCGAGGGGTTTCTCTTTCAGTGGAGGAACTCGGAGGAATGCACAGGGGAGGGCGAGCCACATTCCCAGAGCTTTGGATAACTATTCGGATTTCCGGGAGGGAGGGGAGAGGAATTCGAGGCAGGAGGAAGTCAGATTCGTACCGGCTTTGTAA
- the LOC135159831 gene encoding uncharacterized protein LOC135159831 isoform X1 translates to MSGLTGVTLVLMVTLIASSVSSDSVQHRPPEQPFDGDRQSPADPYDHPIDLHDQLQSLMYINQEQSTDDAPPHNSWSALVPGTPGTDYPNLNKIPETSFSCTDKTPGGYYADVETGCQVFHICNIGGSKSSFLCPEGSIFNQRHFVCDWWYSFQCDEAVSLYPETNPETDDAESVDSLEFESMDNYEPVGFRNDSPKHLTSASSGEGGSRYTQEILPKDNQREPLSYEQRNLDHHNEKLDRKSRGNYRNEDKFRQHPLTNSVNARVGDKNFEDVDDRKDVEGGLKRDRGEDFWGTAPRGFSFSGGTRRNAQGRASHIPRALDNYSDFREGGERNSRQEEVRFVPAL, encoded by the exons ATGTCCGGGCTGACTGGAGTGACCCTTGTCCTCATGGTGACTCTGATTGCCTCATCCGTGTCTTCAGATTCG GTGCAACATCGACCCCCCGAGCAGCCCTTCGACGGGGATCGTCAATCGCCAGCCGACCCCTACGATCATCCAATTGACTTGCACGACCAATTACAAAGTTTGATGTACATCAACCAAGAACAAAGCACTGATGACGCTCCTCCGCACAACAGCTGGAGTGCCCTAGTTCCCGGAACACCGGGCACTGATTACCCGAATCTCAATAAAATTCCAGAGACTTCATTTTCCTGCACTGATAAAACACCTGGGGGATATTACGCCGACGTTGAGACTGGTTGCcag GTCTTCCACATATGCAATATTGGTGGCTCCAAGAGTTCATTCCTATGCCCGGAGGGTAGTATTTTCAATCAACGTCACTTCGTCTGCGACTGGTGGTACAGTTTCCAGTGCGACGAGGCTGTATCCCTCTACCCCGAGACTAATCCCGAGACTGATGATGCAGAATCCGTCGATTCACTGGAGTTCGAATCGATGGATAATTACGAACCAGTTGGATTTCGTAATGATTCACCCAAGCATTTGACGTCGGCAAGCAGTGGCGAGGGTGGGTCCAGGTACACCCAGGAGATATTGCCAAAGGACAATCAACGTGAGCCACTTAGCTATGAACAAAGGAACTTGGATCATCATAACGAGAAACTCGATCGAAAATCGAGGGGAAATTATCGCAATGAGGATAAATTTCGTCAGCATCCATTGACAAATAGCGTGAATGCGCGAGTgggtgataaaaattttgaagatgtAGACGACCGAAAGGACGTGGAGGGTGGGCtgaagagggacaggggggaGGATTTCTGGGGCACAGCACCGAGGGGTTTCTCTTTCAGTGGAGGAACTCGGAGGAATGCACAGGGGAGGGCGAGCCACATTCCCAGAGCTTTGGATAACTATTCGGATTTCCGGGAGGGAGGGGAGAGGAATTCGAGGCAGGAGGAAGTCAGATTCGTACCGGCTTTGTAA
- the LOC135159834 gene encoding uncharacterized protein LOC135159834, which translates to MNIIIMLTIMGVCTGAPQFLEERYNPTPYAHQAVLLSSAMEDALPRELKNHFYENPKTAAALAQDSWLAKKEMQVIDREADKIPRQKIFDALQQAGLTR; encoded by the exons ATGAACATCATAATCATGTTGACGATCATGGGAGTTTGCACAGGAGCGCCCCAATTCCTCGAGGAGCGTTACAACCCCACCCCCTACGCCCACCAAGCTGTCCTCCTAAGCTCAGCTATGGAAGATGCACTGCCTCGAGagctgaaaaatcatttctacGAGAATCCGAAGACCGCAGCAGCACTCGCGCAAGACTCCTGGCTGGCCAAGAAGGAGATGCAG GTGATCGATCGCGAGGCAGACAAGATTCCAAGGCAAAAGATATTCGATGCATTACAACAGGCCGGACTCACCCGCTGA